The Stigmatella ashevillena genomic sequence GGATCCACCACGGCGCCACCCTGGAGGATGGGCGGAAGCTCACCCCGGCGCTGTTCCGGCAGGTGTACGCCGAGGAGATGGCCCGCCTGGAGAAGGCGGGAGCCCTGGCGGACAGCGGCACCGCCGCGCAGGCACGTGAGCTCTTCGAGCGGCTGTCCACCGCGCCTGCCTTCGAGGATTTCCTCACCCTGCCGGCCTACGAGGCGCTGAGCCCTCAGTCCTGAACTTTCCACTCTCACACGCGAGGAGTTGAGCATGTACGACGCGACGCCGCTGACCCCTGATTCGTCCCCTCACGCGAAGCTCCATGCCCGGCGCTTCGAGGGCATCATCCGCAACTACACTCCGAAGGACGTGGAGAAGCTGCGCGGCTCGCTGCACATCCAGTACACGCTTGCCGAGGTGGGCGCGCGGCGCCTGTGGGAGCTGTTGCACACCGAGGAGTTCCTCAACGCCCTGGGGGCGCTCACCGGCAACCAGGCCGTGCAGATGGTGCGCGCGGGCCTGAAGGCCATCTACTTGTCCGGCTGGCAGGTGGCGGCGGACGCCAACAGCGCCGGGCAGATGTATCCGGACCAGAGCCTGTATCCGGTGGACAGCGTGCCCACGGTGGTGCGCCGCATCAACGCCTCGCTGCGGCGCGCGGACCAGATCGAATGTGCCGAGGGCCGCACGGACCGGTACTGGTTCGCGCCCATCATCGCCGACGCGGAGGCCGGCTTCGGAGGGCCGCTCAATGCCTTCGAGCTGATGAAGGCGATGATTGAAGCGGGCGCGGCGGGCGTGCACTTCGAGGACCAGCTGGCCAGCGAGAAGAAGTGTGGCCACATGGGCGGCAAGGTGCTGGTGCCCACCCACCAGTTCATCCGCACACTGACGGCGGCGCGCCTGGCCGCGGACGTCATGGGGGTGTCCACGCTGCTCGTCGCCCGCACGGACGCCGACAGCGCCAAGCTGCTGATGAGCGACGCGGATCCGTACGATCATGCCTTCATTGATCAGAAGGGCGGACGCACCGCCGAGGGCTTCTACCGGCTCAAGGGCGGCGTGGAGTGCGCCATCGCGCGCGGGCTCGCCTATGCCCCGTACGCGGATCTCGTCTGGTGCGAGACGAGCACCCCGGACCTGAAGCAGGCGAAGCAGTTCGCCGAGGGCATCCACGCGAAGTTCCCCGGCAAGCTGCTGGCGTACAACTGCTCTCCTTCCTTCAATTGGAAGAAGCACCTGGACGACGCCACCATCGCGAAGTTCCAGCGCGAGCTGGGCGCCATGGGCTACAAGTTCCAGTTCGTCACGCTGGCCGGCTTCCACGCGCTCAACCACTCCATGTATGACCTGGCCCGGCAGTACAAGGACGGCGGCATGGCGGCGTACTCGGCCCTGCAGCAGCGCGAGTTCAACGCGGAGAAGGACGGCTACACCGCCACGCGGCACCAGCGCGAGGTGGGCACCGGCTACTTCGACCAGGTGGCCGAGGTCATCTCCGGGGGCTGCTCCAGCACGCTGGCCCTCACCGAGTCCACCGAGACGCACCAGTTCTAGACAACGGCGCGCGGCGCCTCGCAGGCCGGGTCCAGACCCGGTGATGCGGACGCCGCACACCTCCACCGATTACTGATGCTTCTTCAGATCGTCTCGGTCGCTGTACTTGTCCCACTGGCCGGTCTGGCGATCTCCCGAGCCATCGTAGGGCACGCCCACTTCGGTGCGCTGCCCACCGTGTTGCTCGGTGATGTCGTTCAGGTGTTCCTTGCGCCCCTCGGCGGGCACCCGGTCCCCGTCCTCGTCCGGATCCTTCTGCTTCGCAGGATCGACGGGGATGCCCACGTTGCGGTTCATCCACTCCTTGGGATCCATGGCTCGCTCCTCTGGCGATTGCGTCCAACGCTTTGCCCAAAGATGGAGATGGATCGCCTTCGGGCAGCAAGTGCCCGTCCGCCCGCCTGCCTAGTTCAGCAGCGGGGGCTTTGAGCGGGGAGGTGGAGGCCGGGCGTCCATCATCTCCAGCCCTTGCCGCGTCAGGAGAAAGCGCACCACCCCCGAGCCCCGCTCGGTGTCGATCTCCGCTTCGAAGGCCGGGCCGGTGATTCCCCCCAGGTGCACGTCCTTGCGCAGGTTGTGCACCTTGCCGGAGATGAGGTCTCCGGCCACCTGCCCCACCGAGTCCCCTCGCCGGTACAAGTCATACGCCGCCTGATGCAGCGTCATCGCCAGCGTGGGCGTGAGGGGCTGGGTGCTGAACAGGACCGACAGGAGGGTCCAATACGGGGGAAACGCGTCATCGGCCATCGTCTCCATCCTAGTGGAGAATCCTTGCGTCCACGATGATGCCCTCCGCGGCAGGAGTGGTTGACCCGATGGCCTTCACGCCGCACGCTTCCCGGCATGGCACGCGGACACCAGGAGCCTGGCACAGCGTCTGGCGGAGTCAGAGCGTCGGCGCGCGGAGTTGCTGGCCGAAGTGGAACGGCTCAAGAACAACAAATGAGGGCCGCAACTTCGCCCCCACCTGGGCGATAATGGTCTGGGAACCCGATCTCTGATCCAGCGCCGGGTCTGTCCCTGGAGGAGCGCCATGCACATCAACAACCTGGGTGGACCCAAAGGAGCCGCGACGGCCTCCCTGGACCGCCCCGCTGCCCCCGCCCGCTCCAGCTTCGGCTCGCTCGTGGCCGGCAGCACCTCCGTGGTGCCCCGCTCCGCGGCGCCCACCGGGACGAACATCCTCGCCAAGACCATCTCGTCTCAGGGCACTCCGGGCGCAGGCTTCGGCGCCCCCTACACGCAGGCGATGACGGCCAATGCCTCCGCAGGCGGCGCCCAGGGCCCGGCAGCCGATCTCCAGCAGCAGGCCGCCGAGCAGCAGGCCCTGTACGACATCATGAAGATGTCCCTGATGTCCTTCGTGAGCACCTCCTTCAACATGAACCAGAACCGCCCGAAGATGGAGTTCTCCTCGGAGGAGTAGACAGCACGCACCAGGTGGGAAAATCTCCCACCCCAACCACTACGGTGTGCGTGAGGACCACCGCACCGGTGGCGTTTGGCTGTGCCCGCAGGATGCGATCGCGCGCATCCGTGACCGTGGAGGCCTGAGGCCCCTATGAGCGCGTCTCAGCGCCGACGGCGGGACCGACCTTTGCCCAGCAGCCCCAACAGGGCCACGAGCGCCACCAGGGAGCCTCCCGCAGCGGAGCAGCCATAGGTGGGGGTCAGCTCCTGCGAAACACCCGAGGCCGGCGGGTTCACCGACCCGGGCAGGCCCGGCGTCACCTCCGGGGAAGCACCGCCCTCGGACGGAGCGCTCTCCTCAGGAGGAGAAGTCTCCGGGAGCTCGGGCTGCGGCGTCTCGTCCGGTTCCTCCTCCGATTCAGGGGGCGGCGGGGGAGGCAGCACATCCTCGAGCGCCGTCGCCTGGATGAGACCATCATGGTAGACGACGCCCGTCTCCTTGATGGTGTCGCTGCGGTACAGGCCCAGCTTCATGTAGCTCTTCATGCCCGCGTACATCGTCGCGAGGTTGCGCTTCTTCAGCACCTGCTGGCCGTTGTGCCACAGCTCGATAAAGCCCACCTTCGCGTCCGCCGACCACTTCACGTGGAAGATGAACTCGTGCCACACGCCCCGCGTGAGCGGCGTGCTCCAGGGCGTGACGCTGTCGGTCATCGTCAGCCGGATCTCCTCGCCGTAGACGAAGAACTCCACCGGCGGTGAGCCGCAGCACCCGTCGTGGTGCCACTGCGTGAACACCTGCCAAGTGCGCACGCTGGGAAAGTCCGGCGCGAACATCACTTTCCACCGGTAGTAGTACTCCGAGCCCACCTGCTCGTTGCTCAGGTACACCAGCTCGTTGCGGTTGCCGCTGGCGTTGATGGGATCATCTCCCTGCTTCACCGTCGCCTTGAGCGCGTACTTCCCCTCGGCCACTGGCGACGTCACCACCGCCAGCCGGTCCTCGCGGACCATCTGCGAGTGCGAGTACTGCGAGTGGTCGCCCGTCTCGAAGTCTCCTCGCCAGACGACGTCGGCCCGCGCCGTTCCCGCTACCAGGAGCACCGCGAGCCACCCAATATGAAGTCTCAAGAATCGATTCCTCAAAATTTGTATGTCCGCCAACGAATGAAAGCACCCTAACTCAAAATCACGTTTCATTCCTGTCACACATTTGCGCCGCCCCCTCGGCTCCCGAGCGTGGAGCCGGACAAGGGCACGGCCGGTGTGAAACATGTTTCAGATGCTTTTTGACGCGCTGAGCCTTCCCTGCGGACAGGGGAGCCCTGCGTGCCACCGTCCGCTTCCGACACGGGCGGACGAGCAAGGGGCTGACGAACCGCTGGCGTGGTGTATGGTCCCTCCCCCCCTTCGCGGTGCCCGTTGGCCGGGCATCCTGGGTACCCCATGCTTCTCCTGCGCGATGTCCAGAAAAGCGATCTCGCCGGCCTCAAGCGCCTCGCCGCGGTGCTCAACACGGTCAACCTGCCCAACAACGAGGAGACACTCTCCTCCATCATCGACAAGTCGGTGAAGAGCTTCGCCGGCAGGGTGAAGAACCCCCTGGAGCGCGAGTACCTCTTCGTGCTCGAGGATGCGCGCAACGGCACCATCATCGGCACCTCGATGGTCATCGCGCAGCACGGCACCTACGAGGCCCCGCACATCTATTACGAGGTGAGCGAGCGCGAGCACTACTCGGCCTCCATCGACCGGCACATCCGGCACAAGGTGCTCTCCATCGCGTACAACTACGAGGGCCCCACGGAGATCGGCGGGCTGGTGGTGGATCCGCCCTACCGCGCCACGCCGGACAAGCCCGGCAAGCAGCTGTCCTACGTGCGCTTCCTCTTCATCGCCATGCACCGGCGTTTGTTCCGGCCGCGCGTGCTCGCCGAGCTGTTGCCCCCGCTGCTGCCCGACGGGCGCAGCTTGCTGTGGGAGGCGTGCGGAAGGAAGTTCACCGGGCTGTCCTACCAGGACGCCGACCGGCTCAGCCGCCAGAACAAGGAGTTCATCAAGGAGCTGTTCCCCGCCTCGGACATCCACGCAGCGCTCTTTCCCGCCCGGGTCCAGAAGGTGCTTGGGGAGGTCGGCCCCCAGACGCGCGGCGTGCAGCGCATGCTGGAGCGCATCGGCTTCCGGTACATGGAGCGCATCGATCCCTTCGATGGAGGGCCGCACTTCGAGGCCAACGTGACGGACATCACCCTCGTGCGCCGCTTCCGCACGGTGAAGCTGGCCGAAGAGGACTTCGAGATGGAGGGGGATGACGTGCTCGTCGCCTACGAGTGGGAGGCAGGCCGCAACCGCTTCCGCTCGGTGCGCACCCATGCGCGGCTGGACAACCAACTCGTCTTCCTCCCCGCCAAGGCCAAGGAAGTC encodes the following:
- the aceA gene encoding isocitrate lyase, whose protein sequence is MYDATPLTPDSSPHAKLHARRFEGIIRNYTPKDVEKLRGSLHIQYTLAEVGARRLWELLHTEEFLNALGALTGNQAVQMVRAGLKAIYLSGWQVAADANSAGQMYPDQSLYPVDSVPTVVRRINASLRRADQIECAEGRTDRYWFAPIIADAEAGFGGPLNAFELMKAMIEAGAAGVHFEDQLASEKKCGHMGGKVLVPTHQFIRTLTAARLAADVMGVSTLLVARTDADSAKLLMSDADPYDHAFIDQKGGRTAEGFYRLKGGVECAIARGLAYAPYADLVWCETSTPDLKQAKQFAEGIHAKFPGKLLAYNCSPSFNWKKHLDDATIAKFQRELGAMGYKFQFVTLAGFHALNHSMYDLARQYKDGGMAAYSALQQREFNAEKDGYTATRHQREVGTGYFDQVAEVISGGCSSTLALTESTETHQF
- a CDS encoding polysaccharide lyase, whose amino-acid sequence is MKRDFELGCFHSLADIQILRNRFLRLHIGWLAVLLVAGTARADVVWRGDFETGDHSQYSHSQMVREDRLAVVTSPVAEGKYALKATVKQGDDPINASGNRNELVYLSNEQVGSEYYYRWKVMFAPDFPSVRTWQVFTQWHHDGCCGSPPVEFFVYGEEIRLTMTDSVTPWSTPLTRGVWHEFIFHVKWSADAKVGFIELWHNGQQVLKKRNLATMYAGMKSYMKLGLYRSDTIKETGVVYHDGLIQATALEDVLPPPPPPESEEEPDETPQPELPETSPPEESAPSEGGASPEVTPGLPGSVNPPASGVSQELTPTYGCSAAGGSLVALVALLGLLGKGRSRRRR
- a CDS encoding arginine N-succinyltransferase, translated to MLLLRDVQKSDLAGLKRLAAVLNTVNLPNNEETLSSIIDKSVKSFAGRVKNPLEREYLFVLEDARNGTIIGTSMVIAQHGTYEAPHIYYEVSEREHYSASIDRHIRHKVLSIAYNYEGPTEIGGLVVDPPYRATPDKPGKQLSYVRFLFIAMHRRLFRPRVLAELLPPLLPDGRSLLWEACGRKFTGLSYQDADRLSRQNKEFIKELFPASDIHAALFPARVQKVLGEVGPQTRGVQRMLERIGFRYMERIDPFDGGPHFEANVTDITLVRRFRTVKLAEEDFEMEGDDVLVAYEWEAGRNRFRSVRTHARLDNQLVFLPAKAKEVLGAPAGAKLSVIPFE